DNA from Bradyrhizobium diazoefficiens USDA 110:
ACGTCGCTCGCGCCACCAATGCGCGGGCACGCCCACTCTACGAAAAGGCGTTCGCCGCCCGCGGTCTCAAGCTGCTCTATCTGACGATCTGGCCGGCGACGGGCCTCTGGTCGGATCATGCGCTCGCAGGCGCCGACGATCTGCCAAAGCTGAACCTGCGGGCCTATGACGCCAGTTCCAGCGCGGTGATGCGCGCGGCCGGGGCCAATGCGCAGTTCCTGCCGATGGACAAAGCGCTCGCCGGATTGAAGGAGCACCAGCTGAACGCGTTCCTCACCTCCGGCGACGGCGGCGCGGGACGCAAGCTCTGGGACTTCCTGCCGCACTTCACGGCCATCAACTATGCGATGCCGGTCTCGATCGCCTTCGTCCGCAGCGAGGCGTTCGCGGAGCTGTCCGAGCCGATGCAGCGCGAGGTGATGGCGGCTGCGGCCGAGACCGAGCAGAGCCAGTTCGCGCTGCTGGCCCATCGCACGACCGAGAATTATGCGCGCATGCGCGACAACGGCGTCAACATCGCCGAGCCCGCACCGCCGTCCCTCGTCACCGCACTCCGCAACGCCGCGACGGACACGATCGCCACCTGGGAGACCCAGGCCGGCGCGGATGCGGCGGCGATCGTCGAATGGGCGAGACAGCAATAAGGGGTCGCAGCCATCGGCATGCGACCGCTCCCCTGCGACGAGATGTCGGCTGATTTCCCGTTGCGCTGCCTCAGTTCTTGACGGGCACCAGGCTTTCGCCGCTGATGGCGCGGTCGAGGGCGTCGATCAGCGCCTGAATCTCGACGAACTTGTTGCGCGCCCGCTCGGCCGTGTCGCGCACAAAGGGAGCGGCCAGCACTTTCGCATGCGCGTCTCTGTCCTCGATCATGCGATCGCGGGCCTTCTTCAGGGTTTCAAGTCGCTCGCTCATGTAGGCTCCTCTGAAAAATATCTTCTCGATCGCAACCAGGGACTTTAGTCGAAGCCGGCCGGAAGCTCGCCTTTCCGGAAAAACACCGTCGGCTCATCGTCATAGTCACCCATTTCGGCATCGCCGCTGGACGAGAACGCAACGACACCGAGCTTGCTCAAGGCCAGTCTCTCCGCCGTTCGCAGCGCGCCGCTCTCCGATTTGCAGACGATCGGAGAGTCGGCCTTGAGATTCCCGCCCTTGCCGGCATTGAACGCCTGCACGACGTAGGTTGTTTGGCGAACCATGACGGCTCCTCTGACCCTGTTGGCAAACGGAAGTGACGTCAACGACTGCGAACGCTCAGCGTCGCATCGCATCCATGAGCGCGGAAATCCTGATCGTTGCGAAACTGGAGAAGGTGTCCGACACGGCATATGGCAGGATGATCTGGTCATTGTGCCTCATCGCGCCGCAGGTATAGACGACGTTGGGGACATACCCTTCGCGCTCGGATGGTTCAGGCCGCAGCAGCGGCTCGCTCGAACGCGCCAGCACCCTGGATGGATCGTGCTTGTCGAGCAGCGCCGCTCCGATCGAGTATTTCCGGATAGGGCCGACACCATGCGTCAGCAGCAGCCAGCCTTCGTCGAGTTCGATCGGCGACCCACAATTGCCGATCTGGACGAACTCCCAGGGAAACTGCGGTTTCAGAAGGGCCCGGCCGCCCTCCCATGTGGAGAGGTCGTCCGAATAGACCAGATACAGGTTCTCATTGTCCTGTCGCGCGATCATGGCATAGCTGCCGCCGATCTTGCGCGGGAACAGCGCCATGCCCTTGTTGTGGGCCGCAGCGCCCCGCAAAGGCGCCAGTCGAAACGACACGAAATCGCTGGTCTCGATCAATTCGGACCGGATCGCCCGCCCGCTGTAGGCCGTGTAGGTCGCGTAATAGGTCTTCCGATCGCCGTCGCTGAATTGGACAAAGCGCGCATCTTCGATGCCGTTCGATTGGGATTCGGTCACGGGAAAGATGACACGCTCGCTGAGATCTTCCTCGGGCCTGAACGTCAGCTCGACCCGGTCGCCGTCCGGGCCGGATGCGCGATGGCTGATCCGCGGGACCGAGGCAAGGCGAGCCGTCGGATCGACGGTCAGGCTCCCGTCAGCCGCGATCGTTCCGGTTCGAAACGTCAGCGACGACACATGCCCTTCGCCGATCGCCCGGAGACTGAGGATGAAGCGTTTGCCGCCCTCCGGGCTACCGGATTGATCGGGGTGCGGTACGATGCTCGGATTGAACAAGGCTGAGGCCTCGAACGAATACTCGCTGAGAAAATAGGCGCCGATCAGCTGGCGCTGGGCTTTCGAGAAGATACCATGCGTTGCGAAAGCATCCTCCATATCGTCGGCGCGGGCCTCGAACCTCTCCAGGAGGTTCCGATGTCGGCCCTCGAAATTATCGAGGACGTCCGCGAGCTGGGCCGCAACGGCTTCCGAATTGAGTGCGAGAACCCGCTCGACGATATGATTTGCGCGCATCTTGTCGGTCGGATTGAGATCGCGCGGTTCGGTCGCCGGCTTGAACGGCCGCACGATGACCCGCGCTGGATCGGGGCGCAGATGAAGTCCCTGCCGGTTCAGGAAGGAAGGTTGTGACACGGTATCCTCGGCTCGCTGGATAAGAGGGTGAAGTTCAGGCGCCAACGGCGCGCAACGCGATCGGCCTTGTCAGGCTCGCGTTGACGCGCGCAAGCTGACGCATCTCGGCAAGGCCGAGGAGATAGCAAACGACCGACTCGCCCCCGCGGTTTTCGTTGGCGCGATCGGGGTGCAAGCCATCGCGGCAACTGCCGGTGAGCGGATCGACCAGCGCCACCGAGAGATCATTGCTGCCGAGAAACCAGGCGAAGGCTCGCGTTGCCATGGCCTTCCATTCGGCATCGCCATCCGCACGCCACGCCGTGAGGCAGGCCGCAATCGTCGCCGTTGCTTCCACCGGCTGCTGGTCGAAGGCACGGGGATGCTGCCGCTGCTCGCCGAAGCCAGAGGTGCCGACCGGCCGGAATTGACCTGCCGCGGTCGTTTGTTGCGTCATGAGCCAGCGCAACGACCGCAATCCCGCATCGATATATTGAGGCGTTTGCGTCGCCATGCCCGCGAGCATCAGGGCCTGCGGCAATCGCGCGTTGTCATAGGCCAGCCCCTCCTCGAACCACACCCAGTCCGGCGTCTCCACCGACGCCAGACAGGACATCAACCTGGCGGCAAGGGAATGCCGCACTTCCCTGGCATGGAGATCGTCCGGCGCCACGGCGCAGTAGGCGTCCAAACCCAGCAGCATGAAGGCCCACGCGCGGGGCGAACGAAAGCTCTCCGCGATCGACAATGCCTGCGCGAACAAGGCCGCAGCCCACCGGCGCCGCGCCGGGCTCGCGTCCGTGCGCGCCGCCTCACCCAAGGCCCAGAGGGTTCGCCCGTGACTGTCCTCGGAGCCCCTGTCTTCAAGCCAGGTGCGATTGAAGCCCATGAAGTTGCGAAACTGCCCGGTGTCGGGGTTCCACGCGTGCTGCACAAAGGCGGCAAAGCGGGCCGTCAGGACCTCCGACAGCGGTTGCTCGCCTGGACTGTTGAGGGCGCAGGCCAGCAGCAACGCCCTGGCGTTGTCGTCGACGCAATAGCCGTGTGCGCGATCGGGCACCGAGTGCACCGCATGCTGGAGCAGGCCGACATCGTCGCACATCGACAGGAAGTGGCCGATCTGCATATCCGGCGGCGCGGGGCCACGCAGTCCCGGCAAGCCCATGTCGGAGCGCGCAAACACCCTGGGCCGGTGACCGTGCCGTGCCGTCTCGAAGACCGACATGTAACGCTCGGCCGTGCATTCCCACGTCATCATTCGGCTCGCGGCATAGGCGCGCCGAGACATCGCCTGCCGTCGCACGTCGTCGGTGAGCAAGTTTGCGATTTCGCCGCCGATCGCGGCGGCATCGCCGAACGGCACCAGGACTCCGCATCCCTCAGTGAGCAACTCGCGGGCGTGCCAGTACGGCGTCGAGACCACCGGCTTCCCCAGCCCAAAGCTGTAGGCTAGCGTCCCCGACGTCATCTGGGCCTCGTTGAGATAGGGCGTGACATAGACGTCGCACATCGAAATGAATTCGAGCAACGTTGCCAGATCGACGAACCGATCGAGGAACACCACGTGATCCTGGATGCCAAGTTCACGCACCCGCGCCATCAGGCCCTCGCGATAGGCCTCGCCCTGGTCTCGAACCAGATTCGGGTGCGTTGCGCCGAGCACGACGTAGACTGCGTCCGTGCAGCGCTTCATGATCGACGGCATGGCGTCGATCATGACCTCGATGCCCTTGTTTGGCGATAGCAGGCCGAAGGTCAGAATGACCGACTTTCCCGCAAATCCGAGCCTGGCTTTCGCTGCGTCGGACCCGACGAATGCGACATCGGGAATGCCGTGCGCAATTACCTCGATCTTGTCGTCCGGCACCAGGTAGACGTCACGCAACAGCTCCCGGCCCTTGTTGGCCATCACCACGACCTTCGACGACGCGTCGACGATACGCTCCACGACGGCGCGTTGCTTGGCCGTCGGACGCGCCAGCACGGTATGGAACGTCGTCACGACCGGCATGGTGAGGCGCGACAACAGCACCAGGATATGGGCGCCGGCCTCGCCGCCGAAAATCCCGAATTCGTGCTGGAGGCACACGATGTCGAACCGGCCGGCATTGAGGAAATCAGCGGCGCGCATGTAGTCGTCGATATGGCCGTCCTTGATCTGAAAAGCGACCGCCG
Protein-coding regions in this window:
- a CDS encoding TRAP transporter substrate-binding protein, whose product is MLPALLLPMRSPAKRIRAILALAALVLSAAPAIAQVNWRMTTEYPQNNISGIGLTTFADRVAVRTNGFVTVANAFDNELKINSGEMPRAALDGRIAGGDAFAGALSGLDPVLALSTLPFLVQSVDVARATNARARPLYEKAFAARGLKLLYLTIWPATGLWSDHALAGADDLPKLNLRAYDASSSAVMRAAGANAQFLPMDKALAGLKEHQLNAFLTSGDGGAGRKLWDFLPHFTAINYAMPVSIAFVRSEAFAELSEPMQREVMAAAAETEQSQFALLAHRTTENYARMRDNGVNIAEPAPPSLVTALRNAATDTIATWETQAGADAAAIVEWARQQ
- a CDS encoding glycoside hydrolase family 130 protein — its product is MSQPSFLNRQGLHLRPDPARVIVRPFKPATEPRDLNPTDKMRANHIVERVLALNSEAVAAQLADVLDNFEGRHRNLLERFEARADDMEDAFATHGIFSKAQRQLIGAYFLSEYSFEASALFNPSIVPHPDQSGSPEGGKRFILSLRAIGEGHVSSLTFRTGTIAADGSLTVDPTARLASVPRISHRASGPDGDRVELTFRPEEDLSERVIFPVTESQSNGIEDARFVQFSDGDRKTYYATYTAYSGRAIRSELIETSDFVSFRLAPLRGAAAHNKGMALFPRKIGGSYAMIARQDNENLYLVYSDDLSTWEGGRALLKPQFPWEFVQIGNCGSPIELDEGWLLLTHGVGPIRKYSIGAALLDKHDPSRVLARSSEPLLRPEPSEREGYVPNVVYTCGAMRHNDQIILPYAVSDTFSSFATIRISALMDAMRR
- a CDS encoding glycosyltransferase family 4 protein; translation: MTPLHRIAVIGNSLPRRCGIATFTTDLHKAISMSRADLETSIVAMTDPGQAYDYPPAVAFQIKDGHIDDYMRAADFLNAGRFDIVCLQHEFGIFGGEAGAHILVLLSRLTMPVVTTFHTVLARPTAKQRAVVERIVDASSKVVVMANKGRELLRDVYLVPDDKIEVIAHGIPDVAFVGSDAAKARLGFAGKSVILTFGLLSPNKGIEVMIDAMPSIMKRCTDAVYVVLGATHPNLVRDQGEAYREGLMARVRELGIQDHVVFLDRFVDLATLLEFISMCDVYVTPYLNEAQMTSGTLAYSFGLGKPVVSTPYWHARELLTEGCGVLVPFGDAAAIGGEIANLLTDDVRRQAMSRRAYAASRMMTWECTAERYMSVFETARHGHRPRVFARSDMGLPGLRGPAPPDMQIGHFLSMCDDVGLLQHAVHSVPDRAHGYCVDDNARALLLACALNSPGEQPLSEVLTARFAAFVQHAWNPDTGQFRNFMGFNRTWLEDRGSEDSHGRTLWALGEAARTDASPARRRWAAALFAQALSIAESFRSPRAWAFMLLGLDAYCAVAPDDLHAREVRHSLAARLMSCLASVETPDWVWFEEGLAYDNARLPQALMLAGMATQTPQYIDAGLRSLRWLMTQQTTAAGQFRPVGTSGFGEQRQHPRAFDQQPVEATATIAACLTAWRADGDAEWKAMATRAFAWFLGSNDLSVALVDPLTGSCRDGLHPDRANENRGGESVVCYLLGLAEMRQLARVNASLTRPIALRAVGA